One Glycine max cultivar Williams 82 chromosome 4, Glycine_max_v4.0, whole genome shotgun sequence DNA segment encodes these proteins:
- the LOC100778306 gene encoding probable indole-3-pyruvate monooxygenase YUCCA10, with product MEEVSVIIVGAGPSGLAISACLSQNFISHIILEKEDCSASLWRKNAYDRLKLHLASEFCVLPLMPHPPSAPTYLSKDEFVQYIDSYIACFNINPLYCRMVEFAAYDEVENKWRVEAKKTLEGTSETYVAKFLVIATGENSEGYIPDVPGLESFEGEIVHSKYYKSGSKYETKEVLVVGCGNSGMEIAYDLNDWGANTSILIRNPVHVFTKELINEGMRMLKHLPVHVVDNIITSLANMEYGDLSKYGIYQPKKGPFHLKFITGRAPVIDVGTIEKIKEGAIKVIPSHIVRIENKKVIFENDAEKEFDVIVFATGYRSVANKWLKDYKYVLNDEGMPNNDFPNHWKGDRGLYCAGLSNRGLFGVKMDVEAIADDINQTLKLH from the exons ATGGAGGAAGTATCAGTGATAATCGTAGGTGCAGGTCCTTCTGGACTTGCAATTTCTGCATGCCTATCACAAAACTTTATCTCTCACATAATACTCGAGAAAGAGGATTGCAGTGCCTCTCTTTGGAGGAAAAACGCTTATGATAGATTAAAGCTCCATCTTGCTAGCGAGTTTTGTGTTTTGCCTCTCATGCCTCACCCACCCTCAGCCCCAACTTACCTATCCAAAGATGAATTTGTTCAATACATTGACTCGTACATTGCATGTTTCAACATAAACCCTCTCTATTGTCGTATGGTTGAGTTTGCTGCGTATGATGAAGTTGAAAACAAGTGGAGGGTCGAAGCGAAGAAGACTCTTGAGGGCACAAGTGAAACTTATGTGGCTAAGTTTCTTGTGATTGCCACGGGTGAAAATAGTGAAGGGTATATTCCTGATGTGCCTGGACTAGAAAGCTTTGAAGGAGAGATAGTGCACTCCAAATACTACAAATCGGGTTCAAAATATGAAACCAAAGAAGTTTTGGTAGTTGGGTGTGGTAACTCTGGGATGGAGATTGCTTATGATCTCAATGACTGGGGTGCAAACACTTCTATTCTCATCCGAAATCcg GTTCATGTCTTCACCAAAGAATTGATCAATGAAGGCATGCGAATGCTGAAGCATTTACCCGTTCATGTTGTGGACAATATCATTACCTCTTTGGCAAACATGGAATATGGTGATCTATCTAAGTACGGAATTTATCAGCCCAAAAAAGGACCCTTTCATCTTAAGTTTATAACTGGAAGGGCTCCAGTTATCGATGTTGGAACCATTGAAAAGATTAAGGAGGGAGCAATTAAG GTAATTCCTTCTCATATAGTGAGAATTGAAAACAAGAAGGTCATATTTGAAAACGATGCTGAAAAGGAGTTTGATGTAATCGTGTTTGCTACTGGCTACAGAAGTGTAGCTAATAAGTGGCTTAAG GATTACAAATATGTTCTAAATGATGAGGGGATGCCGAACAATGATTTTCCAAACCATTGGAAGGGTGATCGTGGATTATATTGTGCAGGACTATCAAACAGAGGCTTATTTGGAGTCAAAATGGATGTTGAGGCTATTGCTGATGACATCAACCAAACTCTCAAGTTACattaa
- the LOC100778847 gene encoding O-fucosyltransferase 38, translated as MVSRVSYRSSSLLTGRFHARKLSPSIITFYTMFIFSFSVFVLFYVRHISVDEDPPHPLLSQQSKSHQVPELPVHYKQLWDTLFNHGLHQCVKPTTKYKAAQGFDRYLTVRSNGGLNQMRTGISDMVAVAHIMNATLVIPQLDKRSFWKDSSVFSDVFDEFHFIESLKGDIRIVSELPKNLEGVPRARKHFTSWSGVSYYEEMTRLWSDYQVIHVAKSDSRLANNDLPLDIQRLRCRAMYHALRFSPPIENLGKRLVDRLRSHGGRYIALHLRYEKDMLSFTGCAYGLTDAESEELRILRENTNYWKVKKINSTEQRVGGFCPLTPKEVGIFLHALGYPPSTPIYIAAGEIYGGNTHLSELSSRYPNLIFKESLATPEELKDFANHASQTAALDYIICVESDVFVPSYSGNMARAVEGHRRFLGHRKTINPDRKGLVGIFYMLETGELEEGRELSNMVQRMHKNRQGAPRKRHGSLPGIKGRARFRTEEPFYENPYPECICGSKSKLDIT; from the exons ATGGTAAGCAGAGTCTCGTACAGGTCCAGCAGCCTCTTGACTGGTAGATTTCATGCTAGAAAGCTATCTCCTAGCATTATCACTTTCTACACCATGTTCATATTTTCTTTCTCCGTCTTCGTCTTGTTCTACGTGAGACACATCAGTGTTGATGAAGATCCACCACACCCTCTGCTTTCTCAACAATCTAAATCTCACCAG GTGCCAGAGTTACCTGTGCACTATAAGCAACTTTGGGATACTCTGTTCAATCATGGCTTACACCAATGTGTCAAGCCGACTACTAAATATAAAG CTGCCCAAGGATTTGATCGCTACCTAACTGTGAGAAGTAATGGTGGACTAAATCAAATGCGCACTGGT ATATCAGACATGGTGGCTGTGGCACATATAATGAATGCAACTTTAGTCATACCTCAATTGGATAAACGCTCATTCTGGAAAGACTCTAG TGTATTTTCAGATGTATTTGATGAGTTTCATTTCATCGAATCCCTGAAAGGAGATATCAGGATTGTTAGTGAGCTTCCCAAAAACTTGGAAGGTGTCCCCCGGGCCAGGAAACACTTTACTTCCTGGTCTGGAGTCAGTTACTATGAAGAGATGACAAGATTATGGAGTGACTATCAG GTGATACATGTTGCAAAATCAGATTCTCGACTGGCAAACAATGATCTTCCTCTGGACATACAGAGGTTGAGATGCCGTGCGATGTATCATGCACTTCGATTTTCTCCTCCTATAGAGAATTTAGGAAAG AGGTTGGTGGATCGGCTGAGATCACACGGAGGAAGATATATTGCTCTCCATCTGAGATATGAGAAAGATATGCTTTCTTTTACTGGTTGTGCATATGGTCTGACAGATGCAGAATCTGAAGAGCTTAGAATTTTGAG GGAGAATACAAATTATTggaaagtaaaaaagataaattcaacAGAACAGAGAGTTGGAGGATTTTGTCCACTGACTCCAAAGGAGGTGGGCATTTTTCTTCATGCTCTTGGGTATCCCCCATCTACACCAATATACATTGCAGCAGGAGAGATCTATGGTGGTAATACTCATCTTTCGGAGCTCTCATCCCGCTACCCTAATCTAATCTTTAAG GAATCCCTTGCAACTCCTGAAGAGCTGAAAGATTTTGCCAATCACGCTTCCCAAACTGCTGCACTTGATTACATAATCTGTGTAGAGAGTGATGTATTTGTTCCATCATATTCAGGAAATATGGCAAGAGCAGTTGAGGGGCACCGCAGATTCTTAGGTCACCGCAAGACAATCAACCCAGACAG GAAAGGACTTGTTGGAATTTTTTATATGCTGGAAACTGGAGAGCTAGAAGAAGGAAGGGAACTATCAAATATGGTGCAGCGGATGCACAAGAACAG GCAAGGAGCTCCAAGGAAAAGGCACGGTTCTCTACCGGGAATTAAAGGCCGAGCACGATTTAGGACTGAAGAGCCCTTTTATGAAAATCCATATCCTGAGTGTATATGTGGTTCTAAAAGCAAACTTGATATAACATGA
- the LOC100782783 gene encoding probable inactive ATP-dependent zinc metalloprotease FTSHI 4, chloroplastic isoform X1, whose translation MNSQIANTIDIRLQLPKPFFPRKIPFPLFPHSSPRFLTTTFPSRNFSNRCKLRITASNSLSDSTNPNQEQDAESAQLFEKLKEAERKRMNELEEFDKKANVQLERQLVMASSWSRALLTLRGKLKGTEWDPENSHRIDYSDFLRLLDSNNVQFMEYSNYGQTISVILPYYKNGKPTGTEGNTQGIIFRRHPVNIMPIDSWNDVWRKLHQQIVNVDVINVDAVPAEIYSTIAVAVIWSMRLALAVGFYVWIDNLMRPIYAKLIPCDLGTPSQKTTQPLRSRALGSLGQSRAKFISAEERTGVTFDDFAGQEYIKNELQEIVRILKNDEEFQDKGIYCPKGVLLHGPPGTGKTLLAKAIAGEAGLPFFAANGTDFVEMFVGVAASRVKDLFANARAFSPSIIFIDEIDAIGSKRGGPDIGGGGAEREQGLLQILTEMDGFKVSTAQVLVIGATNRLDILDPALLRKGRFDKIIRVGLPSEDGRFAILKVHARNKFFRSEEEKETLLKEIAELTEDFTGAELQNILNEAGILTARKDLDYIGRDELLEALKRQKGTFETGQEDSTEIPEELKLRLAYREAAVAVLACFFPEPHRPFVETDINSIRSQPNMHYAEISGQVFARKSDYINSIVRACAPRVIEEEMFGIDNLCWISAKATLEASKHAEFLILQTGMTAFGKAYYKNYSDLVPNLAMKLEALRDEYMRYATEKCSSVLKEYHLAVETITDILLEKGQIKAEEIWDIYKSAPHVAQPPVSPVDEFGALIYAGRWGIHGISLPGRVTFAPGNVGFATFGAPRPTETQIVSDETWKLVDDIWDKKVQNIKDEASMVIEEEKEKPQLLMASHFL comes from the exons ATGAATTCTCAAATTGCAAACACCATCGATATCAGGCTCCAACTCCCAAAACCCTTCTTCCCTCGCAAAATCCCTTTCCCCCTATTTCCTCACTCTTCACCTCGCTTTCTCACCACCACATTCCCCTCTCGCAACTTCTCAAATCGATGCAAACTCAGAATCACCGCTTCCAATTCTCTTTCCGACTCAACCAATCCCAACCAAGAGCAAGACGCCGAATCCGCTCAACTATTCGAG AAACTGAAGGAGGCGGAGAGGAAACGGATGAATGAGTTGGAGGAATTTGACAAGAAGGCGAATGTGCAGTTAGAGAGGCAGCTTGTGATGGCTTCTTCATGGAGCAGAGCTTTGTTGACTTTGCGTGGAAAACTGAAGGGAACGGAATGGGATCCTGAGAACTCACACAGGATAGACTACAGTGATTTTTTGAGACTTCTTGACTCTAATAATGTCCAGTTTATGGAGTATTCTAATTACGGTCAAACAATATCAG TTATTCTACCATATTACAAAAATGGGAAACCGACGGGAACTGAAGGAAATACTCAGGGTATTATTTTTCGGCGTCATCCAGTCAATATAATGCCAATTGATAGTTGGAATGATGTTTGGAGAAAGCTACATCAGCAAATTGTAAATGTTGATGTCATTAATGTGGATGCCGTGCCTGCTGAAATATACTCAACTATTGCAGTTGCAGTCATATGGTCTATGCGTCTTGCTCTGGCTGTTGGATTTTATGTGTGGATTGATAATTTGATGAGACCAATATATGCGAAGTTGATACCTTGTGATTTGGGAACTCCTAGCCAAAAAACTACACAGCCACTAAGAAGTCGTGCACTTGGATCTCTAGGCCAGAGTCG GGCTAAATTTATATCTGCAGAAGAAAGAACTGGTGTTACATTTGATGATTTTGCTGGCCAGGAATATATAAAGAATGAACTACAAGAGATTGTCCGAATTTTAAAGAATGATGAGGAGTTTCAAGACAAAGGAATTTATTGTCCAAAAGGTGTACTTCTTCATGGGCCTCCTGGAACTGGTAAAACTCTACTGGCTAAAGCCATAGCAGGTGAAGCAGGGTTGCCTTTTTTTGCAGCTAATGGCACGGATTTTGTAGAG ATGTTTGTAGGGGTTGCTGCATCCCGTGTTAAAGACCTTTTTGCAAATGCAAGAGCATTTTCACCTTCTATAATCTTTATTGATGAGATAGATGCTATTGGTAGCAAGCGTGGAGGACCTGATATTGGCGGA GGAGGTGCTGAAAGGGAACAAGGTTTACTTCAGATACTGACTGAGATGGATGGATTCAAAGTTTCCACAGCACAG GTTCTCGTGATTGGTGCCACAAATAGATTGGATATTCTTGATCCTGCTCTATTGAGGAAAGGTCGTTTTGACAAGATCATTAGAGTTGGTTTGCCATCGGAGGATGGAAGATTTGCCATTTTGAAG GTGCATGCTAGGAATAAATTTTTTCGCTCTGAGGAGGAAAAGGAAACTCTACTTAAGGAAATTGCTGAACTGACAGAAGATTTTACTGGGGCAGAGCTACAAAATATACT GAATGAAGCTGGAATTTTGACAGCCAGGAAGGATTTGGACTACATTGGGCGAGATGAGCTGCTTGAGGCATTGAAGAGG CAAAAGGGAACATTTGAAACAGGGCAAGAGGATAGTACTGAAATTCCTGAAGAATTAAAATTGAGATTGGCATACAGAGAAGCAGCTGTTGCTGTTCTTGCATGTTTTTTCCCGGAGCCCCACCGTCCTTTTGTTGAG ACTGATATAAATTCTATCCGCAGCCAGCCAAATATGCATTATGCTGAAATTTCTGGCCAGGTTTTTGCAAGGAAATCAGATTACATAAACTCTATAGTGCGTGCTTGTGCTC CAAGAGTAATTGAGGAGGAGATGTTTGGGATTGACAACTTGTGTTGGATCTCTGCAAAGGCAACATTAGAAGCTTCAAAGCATGCAGAGTTTTTAATTCTGCAGACAGGCATGACTGCTTTTGGGAAAGCATATTACAAAAACTATAGTGACCTTGTGCCCAAT CTTGCAATGAAGCTTGAAGCACTTCGAGATGAGTATATGCGTTATGCCACAGAGAAGTGCTCATCTGTGCTAAAAGAGTACCATTTGGCTGTTGAGACAATCACAG ATATTTTGCTTGAAAAGGGGCAAATCAAAGCTGAGGAGATTTGGGACATTTATAAGAGTGCTCCTCATGTAGCTCAG CCTCCTGTCAGTCCAGTTGATGAATTTGGAGCACTGATTTATGCTGGACGATGGGGAATCCATGGGATCAGTCTTCCCGGAAGGGTTACATTTGCACCAGGCAATGTTGGATTTGCGACCTTTGGTGCACCTCGCCCTACAGAG ACACAAATTGTTAGTGATGAAACTTGGAAATTAGTAGATGATATCTGGGATAAAAAGGTTCAAAACATTAAAGATGAAGCTTCAATGGTGattgaagaagagaaggaaaagccACAGCTTTTGATGGCGAGCCATTTTCTTTGA
- the LOC100782783 gene encoding probable inactive ATP-dependent zinc metalloprotease FTSHI 4, chloroplastic isoform X2, which translates to MQTQNHRFQFSFRLNQSQPRARRRIRSTIRVFVFYARANVWFGSCELLREVNCVQKLKEAERKRMNELEEFDKKANVQLERQLVMASSWSRALLTLRGKLKGTEWDPENSHRIDYSDFLRLLDSNNVQFMEYSNYGQTISVILPYYKNGKPTGTEGNTQGIIFRRHPVNIMPIDSWNDVWRKLHQQIVNVDVINVDAVPAEIYSTIAVAVIWSMRLALAVGFYVWIDNLMRPIYAKLIPCDLGTPSQKTTQPLRSRALGSLGQSRAKFISAEERTGVTFDDFAGQEYIKNELQEIVRILKNDEEFQDKGIYCPKGVLLHGPPGTGKTLLAKAIAGEAGLPFFAANGTDFVEMFVGVAASRVKDLFANARAFSPSIIFIDEIDAIGSKRGGPDIGGGGAEREQGLLQILTEMDGFKVSTAQVLVIGATNRLDILDPALLRKGRFDKIIRVGLPSEDGRFAILKVHARNKFFRSEEEKETLLKEIAELTEDFTGAELQNILNEAGILTARKDLDYIGRDELLEALKRQKGTFETGQEDSTEIPEELKLRLAYREAAVAVLACFFPEPHRPFVETDINSIRSQPNMHYAEISGQVFARKSDYINSIVRACAPRVIEEEMFGIDNLCWISAKATLEASKHAEFLILQTGMTAFGKAYYKNYSDLVPNLAMKLEALRDEYMRYATEKCSSVLKEYHLAVETITDILLEKGQIKAEEIWDIYKSAPHVAQPPVSPVDEFGALIYAGRWGIHGISLPGRVTFAPGNVGFATFGAPRPTETQIVSDETWKLVDDIWDKKVQNIKDEASMVIEEEKEKPQLLMASHFL; encoded by the exons ATGCAAACTCAGAATCACCGCTTCCAATTCTCTTTCCGACTCAACCAATCCCAACCAAGAGCAAGACGCCGAATCCGCTCAACTATTCGAG TGTTTGTTTTTTACGCACGTGCGAATGTTTGGTTTGGAAGTTGTGAGTTGTTGAGAGAAGTGAACTGTGTGCAGAAACTGAAGGAGGCGGAGAGGAAACGGATGAATGAGTTGGAGGAATTTGACAAGAAGGCGAATGTGCAGTTAGAGAGGCAGCTTGTGATGGCTTCTTCATGGAGCAGAGCTTTGTTGACTTTGCGTGGAAAACTGAAGGGAACGGAATGGGATCCTGAGAACTCACACAGGATAGACTACAGTGATTTTTTGAGACTTCTTGACTCTAATAATGTCCAGTTTATGGAGTATTCTAATTACGGTCAAACAATATCAG TTATTCTACCATATTACAAAAATGGGAAACCGACGGGAACTGAAGGAAATACTCAGGGTATTATTTTTCGGCGTCATCCAGTCAATATAATGCCAATTGATAGTTGGAATGATGTTTGGAGAAAGCTACATCAGCAAATTGTAAATGTTGATGTCATTAATGTGGATGCCGTGCCTGCTGAAATATACTCAACTATTGCAGTTGCAGTCATATGGTCTATGCGTCTTGCTCTGGCTGTTGGATTTTATGTGTGGATTGATAATTTGATGAGACCAATATATGCGAAGTTGATACCTTGTGATTTGGGAACTCCTAGCCAAAAAACTACACAGCCACTAAGAAGTCGTGCACTTGGATCTCTAGGCCAGAGTCG GGCTAAATTTATATCTGCAGAAGAAAGAACTGGTGTTACATTTGATGATTTTGCTGGCCAGGAATATATAAAGAATGAACTACAAGAGATTGTCCGAATTTTAAAGAATGATGAGGAGTTTCAAGACAAAGGAATTTATTGTCCAAAAGGTGTACTTCTTCATGGGCCTCCTGGAACTGGTAAAACTCTACTGGCTAAAGCCATAGCAGGTGAAGCAGGGTTGCCTTTTTTTGCAGCTAATGGCACGGATTTTGTAGAG ATGTTTGTAGGGGTTGCTGCATCCCGTGTTAAAGACCTTTTTGCAAATGCAAGAGCATTTTCACCTTCTATAATCTTTATTGATGAGATAGATGCTATTGGTAGCAAGCGTGGAGGACCTGATATTGGCGGA GGAGGTGCTGAAAGGGAACAAGGTTTACTTCAGATACTGACTGAGATGGATGGATTCAAAGTTTCCACAGCACAG GTTCTCGTGATTGGTGCCACAAATAGATTGGATATTCTTGATCCTGCTCTATTGAGGAAAGGTCGTTTTGACAAGATCATTAGAGTTGGTTTGCCATCGGAGGATGGAAGATTTGCCATTTTGAAG GTGCATGCTAGGAATAAATTTTTTCGCTCTGAGGAGGAAAAGGAAACTCTACTTAAGGAAATTGCTGAACTGACAGAAGATTTTACTGGGGCAGAGCTACAAAATATACT GAATGAAGCTGGAATTTTGACAGCCAGGAAGGATTTGGACTACATTGGGCGAGATGAGCTGCTTGAGGCATTGAAGAGG CAAAAGGGAACATTTGAAACAGGGCAAGAGGATAGTACTGAAATTCCTGAAGAATTAAAATTGAGATTGGCATACAGAGAAGCAGCTGTTGCTGTTCTTGCATGTTTTTTCCCGGAGCCCCACCGTCCTTTTGTTGAG ACTGATATAAATTCTATCCGCAGCCAGCCAAATATGCATTATGCTGAAATTTCTGGCCAGGTTTTTGCAAGGAAATCAGATTACATAAACTCTATAGTGCGTGCTTGTGCTC CAAGAGTAATTGAGGAGGAGATGTTTGGGATTGACAACTTGTGTTGGATCTCTGCAAAGGCAACATTAGAAGCTTCAAAGCATGCAGAGTTTTTAATTCTGCAGACAGGCATGACTGCTTTTGGGAAAGCATATTACAAAAACTATAGTGACCTTGTGCCCAAT CTTGCAATGAAGCTTGAAGCACTTCGAGATGAGTATATGCGTTATGCCACAGAGAAGTGCTCATCTGTGCTAAAAGAGTACCATTTGGCTGTTGAGACAATCACAG ATATTTTGCTTGAAAAGGGGCAAATCAAAGCTGAGGAGATTTGGGACATTTATAAGAGTGCTCCTCATGTAGCTCAG CCTCCTGTCAGTCCAGTTGATGAATTTGGAGCACTGATTTATGCTGGACGATGGGGAATCCATGGGATCAGTCTTCCCGGAAGGGTTACATTTGCACCAGGCAATGTTGGATTTGCGACCTTTGGTGCACCTCGCCCTACAGAG ACACAAATTGTTAGTGATGAAACTTGGAAATTAGTAGATGATATCTGGGATAAAAAGGTTCAAAACATTAAAGATGAAGCTTCAATGGTGattgaagaagagaaggaaaagccACAGCTTTTGATGGCGAGCCATTTTCTTTGA
- the LOC100783318 gene encoding alcohol dehydrogenase, whose protein sequence is MASTTAGKVIRCKAAVAWEAGKPLVIEEVEVAPPQANEVRIKILFTSLCHTDVYFWEAKGQTPLFPRIFGHEAGGIVESVGEGVTDLKPGDHVLPVFTGECKECDHCKSEESNMCDLLRINTDRGVMLNDGKARFSINGQPIYHFVGTSTFSEYTVVHVGCVAKINPAAPLDKVCVLSCGISTGLGATLNVAKPNKGSSVAVFGLGAVGLAAAEGARLAGASRIIGVDLNSKRFTEAKKFGVTEFVNPKDYDKPVQEVIAEMTGGGVDRSVECTGSINAMISAFECVHDGWGVAVLVGVPNKDDAFKTHPINVLNEKTLKGTFFGNYKPRSDLPSVVEMYMNKELELEKFITHEVPFEEINKAFEYMLKGESLRCIIRMTE, encoded by the exons ATGGCTTCAACCACTGCTGGAAAGGTCATACGCTGCaaag CTGCGGTAGCATGGGAAGCTGGAAAGCCATTGGTGATAGAAGAAGTTGAGGTAGCTCCACCACAGGCAAATGAGGTTCGTATCAAGATCTTGTTCACCTCACTCTGCCACACTGATGTCTACTTCTGGGAAGCCAAG GGACAGACACCTTTATTTCCACGGATATTTGGTCACGAAGCAGGAGG AATTGTGGAAAGTGTTGGTGAGGGTGTGACGGATCTCAAGCCCGGTGATCATGTGCTTCCAGTCTTCACTGGGGAGTGCAAGGAGTGTGATCATTGCAAATCAGAAGAAAGTAACATGTGTGACCTCCTAAGGATTAACACCGACCGTGGAGTGATGCTGAATGATGGCAAGGCAAGGTTTTCAATCAATGGACAACCAATATACCACTTTGTGGGAACCTCCACTTTCAGTGAGTACACTGTAGTCCATGTTGGTTGTGTTGCCAAGATCAACCCTGCTGCCCCACTTGACAAAGTTTGTGTTCTGAGCTGTGGAATCTCAACAG GTCTTGGTGCTACATTGAATGTTGCAAAACCAAACAAAGGTTCATCAGTGGCTGTATTTGGATTGGGAGCCGTGGGGCTTGCT GCTGCCGAGGGAGCTAGACTTGCTGGTGCTTCCAGGATAATTGGGGTTGACTTGAATTCTAAGAGATTTACTGAAG CTAAGAAGTTTGGAGTTACCGAGTTTGTGAATCCAAAAGATTATGACAAGCCAGTTCAAGAG GTGATTGCTGAAATGACTGGTGGGGGAGTTGACCGAAGTGTTGAGTGCACTGGAAGTATCAATGCTATGATCTCTGCATTCGAATGTGTGCATGAT GGATGGGGTGTTGCTGTACTTGTTGGTGTGCCAAATAAAGATGATGCTTTCAAAACTCATCCAATTAATGTCTTGAACGAAAAGACTCTCAAGGGTACTTTCTTTGGCAACTATAAACCACGTTCTGACCTTCCATCAGTGGTGGAGATGTATATGAACAAG GAACTTGAACTGGAGAAATTTATCACCCATGAAGTACCTTTCGAAGAAATCAACAAAGCTTTTGAATACATGCTTAAAGGGGAGAGCCTGCGTTGCATAATCCGCATGACTGAATAg
- the LOC100306461 gene encoding pectinesterase inhibitor domain-containing protein precursor — MASSKIIFIFLLFLAHLHQHTFVKGDSSLIKRTCKNTKYYNLCFSSLKSDPSSPNADPKGLAVIMIGIGMTNATSTSSYLSSKLLSPSNNTTLKRVLKECADKYSYAGDALQDSVQDLANEAYDYAYMHITAAKDYPNACHNAFKRYPGLAYPRDLASREDGLKHICDVAMGIIDNLDW; from the coding sequence ATGGCTTCTTCTAAGATCATCTTCATATTTCTCCTCTTTCTAGCACACCTTCATCAACATACATTTGTGAAAGGAGATTCCAGTTTGATAAAGAGAACTTGCAAGAACACCAAGTACTACAATCTATGCTTCTCTTCCCTCAAATCTGATCCTAGCAGTCCAAACGCAGATCCTAAGGGCCTAGCTGTGATCATGATTGGGATTGGAATGACCAATGCCACTTCCACTTCTTCCTACTTGTCTTCAAAGTTGCTTAGCCCCTCCAACAACACAACCTTGAAAAGGGTCCTAAAGGAGTGTGCAGATAAGTACTCATATGCTGGTGATGCCCTCCAAGATTCGGTTCAGGATTTGGCTAATGAGGCTTATGACTATGCTTACATGCACATCACTGCCGCCAAAGATTACCCAAATGCTTGCCACAACGCTTTCAAACGGTACCCCGGTTTGGCTTATCCTCGTGATCTTGCTAGTAGAGAAGATGGTTTGAAGCATATAtgtgatgtggcaatggggatTATAGATAATCTTGATTGGTAG